From Calonectris borealis chromosome 7, bCalBor7.hap1.2, whole genome shotgun sequence, one genomic window encodes:
- the CHCHD1 gene encoding small ribosomal subunit protein mS37: protein MAAPVYPAWVTRWVSGQWRQKKRPPVIRPTRPLVLANEVANRREQAGEASCITEMSVMMACWKQHDFNDTACAEEIRMFYDCVAKAEKERKDQNEEDTLSPRGNLTSSEVNKLLRRFPQITRYV from the exons ATGGCGGCGCCCGTCTACCCGGCCTGGGTCACCCGCTGGGTCTCCGGGCAGTGGCGGCAGAAGAAGCGGCCCCCGGTTATCCGCCCGACCCGGCCGCTGGTGCTGGCCAACGAGGTAGCGAACCGCAGGGAGCAGGCGGGAG AGGCGTCGTGTATTACGGAGATGTCAGTAATGATGGCCTGCTGGAAACAGCATGACTTCAACGATACAGCTTGTGCCGAGGAGATCCGGATGTTCTACGACTGCGTGGCAAAGGCAGAA aaggaGCGCAAGGATCAAAATGAGGAGGACACCCTGTCACCCAGGGGAAACTTAACTTCTAGCGAAGTGAACAAGCTCCTGAGGAGGTTTCCTCAGATCACGCGTTATGTGTAA